One Microbacterium trichothecenolyticum DNA window includes the following coding sequences:
- a CDS encoding GtrA family protein, translating to MTLVGRSRNLRRAGALSVRFLVVGAVSTAIEITAFNLLLLTGLGPVAAKVFASLIALVNAYFGNREWAFRSRARTGAGRQMLRFLVVNALCTVIGASAVWLGARALEATFGVAGPVGLNIVNVVSIAAVTVIRFLLYHYVVFPPTRAIPELENPSGRLGP from the coding sequence ATGACACTCGTGGGGCGCAGCCGGAATCTTCGTCGTGCGGGCGCCCTGTCCGTACGGTTCCTCGTCGTCGGCGCCGTCAGCACGGCGATCGAGATCACGGCCTTCAACCTGCTGCTCCTCACGGGCCTCGGTCCCGTGGCGGCGAAGGTCTTCGCCTCGTTGATCGCCCTCGTCAACGCGTACTTCGGCAACCGCGAGTGGGCCTTCCGCTCACGAGCTCGAACCGGAGCCGGCCGTCAGATGCTGCGCTTCCTCGTCGTCAACGCGCTGTGCACGGTCATCGGCGCGAGCGCCGTCTGGCTCGGTGCCCGCGCGCTCGAGGCGACGTTCGGCGTGGCAGGACCGGTCGGACTGAACATCGTGAACGTCGTCTCCATCGCCGCGGTGACCGTCATCAGATTCCTGCTCTACCACTACGTCGTCTTCCCGCCCACGCGCGCGATCCCCGAGCTCGAGAACCCCTCGGGTAGGCTCGGCCCGTGA